Below is a genomic region from Deinococcus koreensis.
TGGAGGTCGGTGGGCGATAAGCAGTGGCAGATGGGCAGAGCCGGCGCCACCCGAGCCTGAGTGGCATCCTGAGCCGCACGTCAGGCTCCACGCTGCCTGGGTTGACCGTTGCCCCTGTCCATCCTGTGCTGGTGCAGATGAACCGGGGTGCTGGCCGTCGGTTGCCACGAGCGCCTGCTGACCTTCCTCCACGTGGCTTTGGAGCCGTGAGGTCGGGTCTGACGATTCACCAGGCGGGCTTGTGCCTCAACCCCATTGGCTCAGGGGTAACCGTGATGCTTACGAGGCGGTCGCGAGGCTCTGTCACGTGGAGCGCTGTGTATCCGCTCTACAGCAGCGCCGCGCAGCTCCGGGGGGAACCGGCGGCGCCAGGGCTCACTTCGAGCTTCAGACCTTGACGAATTCCTGCACGCCCATCACGAACATCACGGCGCCGCCCACCGGCACCTCCACCGGGTCGCTGACCAGACTCTCGTTCTGCTCGCCCATGGGCACGCTGGGGGCGACCAGCCGGGTACGCGTGCGGCAGGTCTGGCGCACCAGGCGCTTGAGATCCTCCATGCGCTCGTCACTCACGCCGATCATCAGGGTGGTGTTGCCTTCACGCAGGAAGCCGCCCGTGCTGGCGAGTTTCGTCACTTCGAAGGCCTGTTCGGACAACACGCGCATCAGTGCCGAGGCGTCTGCATCCTGAATGACCGCGAGAACCAGCTTCATGCGGCGCAGCATATCAAACGGGGTGTGAAGGCACGGTCAGGGCGTCGGCGGGCGCGAAGTGGCCAAGCACGACCGTCTGCCGGCATGAAAAAAGGGCCTCCGGAGAGGCCCCGGAGGCCGGCTGAAGCTTAGGCGAC
It encodes:
- a CDS encoding cyclic-di-AMP receptor, whose product is MKLVLAVIQDADASALMRVLSEQAFEVTKLASTGGFLREGNTTLMIGVSDERMEDLKRLVRQTCRTRTRLVAPSVPMGEQNESLVSDPVEVPVGGAVMFVMGVQEFVKV